A portion of the Calothrix sp. 336/3 genome contains these proteins:
- the bchH gene encoding magnesium chelatase subunit H, producing MKRIVLVAGFESFNADLYRKAAEQAKSRCPELDIRVFSDRQLATDTEEVAAALQGADVFFGSLLFDYDQVLWLRDRVKNIPIRLIFESALELISLTQIGAFSIGDKPKGMPKPVKFILDKFSNGREEDKLAGYISFLKVGPKLLKFIPLGKVQDLRNWLIIYGYWNAGGTENVAALFWTIAEKYLNLPIGEIPPPIETPNMGLLHPDYQGYFDSPQAYINWYKKQLLPAASAPTVAILLYRKHVITKQPYIPQLIRRFERSGIIPLPIFINGVEGHVAVRDWLTTEYEIQQRQGGNIETPSLSSTAVLVDAIVSTIGFPLVGGPAGSMEAGRQIEVAKRILTAKNIPYFVAAPLLIQDIHSWTRQGIGGLQSVVLYALPELDGAIDTVPLGGLVGEDIYLIPERVERLINRVKNWVSLRKTPPSQRKIAVILYGFPPGYGATGTAALLNVPRSLLNFLHGLKAQGYTVGELPEDGEEIINWVKAADEKITHTVNVRQLEKWLGYLQTSRIEKQWRSLTGTGIKTSGDEFQIGGINLGNVWIGVQPPLGISGDPMRLMFERDLTPHPQYAAFYQWLQHDFQADAVVHFGMHGTVEWLPGSPLGNTGYSWSDILLGNIPNLYIYAANNPSESILAKRRGYGVLISHNVPPYGRAGLYKELLNLRELIAEYREEPEKNYVLKDAICKQIIDSGLDADCPLEEAKKLGIAFTLENIKLFSHHVFDDYLVKLYGYLQVLENRLFSSGLHVLGAVPNAENMQAYLEAYFGHQTQDNLEEEAEIRELLHRNSEELTNLLRGLNGEYIPPAPGGDLLRDGAGVLPTGRNIHALDPYRMPSPAAYARGKEIAKKIISQHLQEHGEYPETVAVMLWGLDAIKTKGESLGILLELVGAEPVKEGTGRIVRYDLQPLPEVGHPRIDVLGNLSGIFRDSFVNIIELLDDLFQRAVDIDESVEENFIKKHALELKAQGVANISARLFSNPAGDFGSLVNDRVVDGNWESGEELGDTWQGRNVFSYGRKDKGEARPEVLNTLLKTTGRIVQEIDSVEYGLTDIQEYYANTGGLKKAAEKQQGKKVTASFVESFSKDTTPRKLDDLLRMEYRSKFLNPKWAEAMANQGSGGAYEISQRMTALIGWSGTADFTDNWVYDQAADTYALNAEMAEKLRQANPEAFRNIISRMLEANGRGFWQASEDKLQQLRNLYELTDEELEGVGSNTNS from the coding sequence ATGAAACGTATAGTTCTGGTAGCAGGATTTGAATCGTTCAATGCTGACTTGTACCGCAAAGCAGCCGAACAGGCTAAGTCACGCTGTCCAGAATTGGATATTCGGGTATTTAGCGATCGCCAGTTAGCCACAGATACAGAGGAGGTTGCAGCAGCATTACAGGGAGCGGATGTATTTTTTGGGAGTCTGCTATTTGATTATGACCAGGTTTTGTGGTTGCGCGATCGCGTTAAAAATATCCCCATCCGTTTAATCTTTGAGTCTGCTCTGGAACTCATCAGTCTCACCCAAATAGGTGCATTCAGCATTGGAGACAAACCCAAGGGAATGCCCAAACCTGTAAAATTTATCCTTGACAAATTCAGCAACGGACGAGAAGAAGATAAACTTGCTGGTTATATTAGTTTCCTGAAAGTTGGACCCAAACTATTAAAATTTATACCCCTAGGAAAAGTTCAAGACCTGCGTAACTGGTTAATTATCTACGGTTACTGGAATGCTGGTGGTACGGAAAACGTTGCAGCCCTGTTTTGGACAATTGCCGAGAAATACCTGAATCTGCCAATTGGAGAGATTCCCCCACCCATCGAAACCCCAAATATGGGGCTACTTCACCCCGACTATCAAGGATACTTTGACTCACCCCAAGCATATATAAATTGGTATAAAAAACAACTATTACCTGCCGCCTCTGCCCCCACAGTTGCCATCCTCCTCTACCGCAAACATGTCATTACCAAACAGCCCTATATCCCCCAGCTTATCCGTAGGTTTGAGAGGTCAGGTATAATTCCTCTCCCTATTTTTATTAATGGTGTAGAGGGACACGTCGCCGTCCGTGATTGGCTGACAACTGAGTACGAAATACAACAAAGACAAGGGGGGAATATAGAAACACCTTCCCTATCTTCCACAGCAGTCTTAGTAGATGCCATCGTCTCCACCATTGGTTTTCCCCTAGTTGGGGGTCCCGCAGGTTCCATGGAAGCAGGGCGACAGATTGAGGTAGCAAAACGTATTCTCACGGCGAAAAATATCCCCTACTTTGTAGCTGCACCCCTATTAATTCAAGATATTCATTCCTGGACAAGGCAAGGAATTGGAGGATTGCAAAGTGTAGTTTTATACGCGCTACCAGAATTAGATGGGGCGATCGATACTGTTCCCCTGGGTGGTTTGGTAGGAGAAGATATTTACCTGATTCCCGAACGAGTAGAACGACTAATTAACCGTGTCAAAAATTGGGTAAGTTTGCGAAAAACACCCCCTTCTCAGAGAAAAATTGCCGTGATTCTCTACGGTTTTCCCCCTGGATATGGAGCGACAGGAACAGCCGCATTACTAAATGTTCCCCGCAGTTTATTGAACTTTCTCCATGGATTAAAAGCACAGGGTTATACCGTTGGGGAATTACCAGAAGATGGGGAGGAAATTATTAATTGGGTAAAAGCAGCAGATGAAAAGATTACCCATACCGTAAATGTGAGACAACTGGAAAAATGGTTAGGCTATCTGCAAACATCTCGCATCGAAAAACAATGGCGATCGCTGACTGGTACAGGGATTAAAACCTCCGGTGATGAGTTTCAAATTGGAGGAATTAACTTAGGAAATGTTTGGATCGGAGTCCAACCACCCTTAGGAATTTCTGGCGATCCTATGCGCTTAATGTTTGAGCGAGATTTAACCCCCCATCCCCAATATGCAGCCTTTTATCAATGGTTGCAGCATGATTTTCAAGCTGATGCTGTCGTACATTTTGGTATGCATGGAACCGTGGAATGGTTACCAGGTTCACCCCTAGGAAATACTGGTTATTCTTGGTCAGATATTCTATTAGGAAATATCCCTAACTTATATATCTATGCGGCAAATAATCCCTCAGAATCAATTTTAGCCAAGCGTCGTGGTTATGGGGTGCTAATTTCTCACAATGTTCCTCCCTATGGTAGAGCCGGATTATATAAGGAATTGCTAAATCTACGAGAGTTAATTGCTGAGTATCGGGAAGAGCCAGAGAAAAATTATGTTTTAAAGGATGCCATTTGTAAGCAAATTATTGATAGTGGTTTAGATGCTGATTGCCCTCTAGAAGAGGCAAAAAAACTCGGTATTGCCTTTACTTTAGAAAATATCAAGCTATTCAGTCATCACGTATTTGATGATTATTTAGTCAAGTTATATGGCTATTTACAGGTTTTAGAAAATCGCCTTTTCTCTTCAGGTTTACACGTCTTGGGAGCGGTTCCTAATGCAGAAAATATGCAGGCATATTTAGAGGCTTATTTTGGTCATCAGACCCAAGATAACCTAGAAGAAGAGGCAGAAATCCGAGAATTACTGCATAGAAATAGTGAAGAATTAACTAATTTACTGCGGGGTTTGAATGGGGAATATATTCCTCCTGCTCCCGGTGGTGATTTGCTGCGAGATGGAGCCGGAGTATTGCCCACAGGGCGTAATATTCATGCTTTAGACCCCTATAGAATGCCCTCTCCTGCTGCTTATGCCAGAGGTAAGGAAATTGCCAAGAAAATTATCAGTCAACATTTACAAGAACATGGAGAATATCCAGAAACTGTTGCGGTGATGTTATGGGGTTTAGATGCGATTAAAACTAAGGGTGAATCCTTAGGAATTCTCTTGGAATTGGTGGGCGCAGAACCGGTGAAAGAGGGTACAGGTAGGATTGTGCGTTACGATTTACAACCTCTTCCGGAAGTGGGACATCCACGCATTGATGTGTTAGGAAATCTCTCAGGAATTTTCCGTGATAGTTTCGTGAATATTATTGAATTATTAGATGATTTGTTTCAGCGCGCGGTGGATATTGATGAATCGGTGGAGGAGAATTTTATTAAGAAGCACGCTCTGGAATTAAAAGCACAGGGTGTTGCAAATATATCAGCAAGACTATTTTCTAATCCTGCGGGTGATTTTGGCTCTTTAGTAAATGATAGGGTGGTCGATGGGAATTGGGAATCGGGTGAGGAATTGGGGGATACTTGGCAAGGTCGTAATGTCTTTAGTTATGGGAGAAAAGATAAGGGAGAAGCGCGTCCTGAGGTGTTAAATACCCTGTTAAAAACCACTGGGAGAATTGTCCAGGAAATTGATTCTGTGGAGTATGGATTAACAGATATTCAGGAATATTATGCCAATACTGGCGGTTTAAAGAAAGCCGCAGAAAAGCAACAGGGGAAAAAAGTTACTGCCAGTTTTGTAGAGAGCTTCTCTAAAGATACAACTCCTCGAAAATTAGATGATTTGTTGAGAATGGAGTATCGCAGCAAATTCTTAAATCCAAAATGGGCAGAAGCAATGGCTAATCAAGGTTCGGGAGGTGCTTATGAAATTTCTCAGAGAATGACTGCGTTGATTGGGTGGTCAGGAACTGCGGATTTTACGGATAACTGGGTATACGACCAAGCCGCAGATACTTATGCCTTGAATGCAGAGATGGCAGAAAAGTTACGCCAAGCAAATCCAGAAGCATTCCGCAATATCATTAGCAGGATGTTGGAAGCAAATGGACGGGGTTTTTGGCAAGCAAGTGAAGATAAATTGCAGCAGTTACGCAATTTGTATGAGTTGACGGATGAGGAGTTGGAGGGAGTAGGGAGTAATACCAATTCGTAA
- a CDS encoding cytochrome P450 has protein sequence MKLPQGPQTPAIVQMLQWIARPMPYMEECAKKYGDIFTLHLSFPILFVSHPQAIQQILTSDNKDFTAPSRANQLFAPLLGKNSVITLEGEPHFRQRQLITPPFHGERMKTYTEVITKITESVMGQWRIGQSVDARAAMQAITMRVIMQAVFGLHEGERAEELERLLAIMLEEGGSSPLRAALLYIPILQQDLGTWYPWGRFLRRRQRVNELIYAEIRERRAQADTSRTDILSLLMAAQDENGVGMTDEELRDELMTLLTAGHETTATALAWALYWIHKFPEVKEKLLAELDTVPDKSDLNTLLKLPYLNAVCNETLRIYPVAMLTFPRSVKNTLTLSGHELQPGTLVMGAIYLTHQREDLYPNPKQFRPERFLERQYSPYEFVPFGGGARRCVGTAFAQLEMKLVLATILSSLNLDLATKGDILPRRRGLVTGPDRVIELVVQGQRQVKTSLLEKVSS, from the coding sequence ATGAAACTACCACAAGGTCCCCAAACTCCGGCGATTGTCCAAATGCTTCAGTGGATTGCTCGTCCCATGCCATATATGGAAGAATGTGCAAAAAAGTATGGCGATATTTTCACTCTCCATCTGAGCTTTCCCATCCTCTTTGTCAGTCACCCCCAGGCAATACAGCAAATACTGACCAGTGACAATAAAGACTTTACTGCTCCCAGTCGCGCCAATCAACTATTTGCCCCCCTGCTAGGCAAAAACTCCGTGATTACCTTAGAAGGTGAACCCCATTTCCGACAAAGACAACTAATTACTCCACCCTTTCATGGGGAACGGATGAAAACCTATACCGAAGTCATCACTAAGATTACTGAGTCAGTGATGGGGCAATGGCGTATAGGTCAAAGTGTAGATGCTCGTGCTGCCATGCAAGCAATTACCATGCGAGTCATTATGCAAGCGGTATTTGGTTTGCATGAGGGAGAAAGGGCTGAAGAATTAGAACGTCTTTTAGCGATTATGTTAGAAGAAGGGGGAAGCTCTCCCCTGCGAGCAGCTCTTTTATATATACCTATTCTCCAACAGGATTTAGGTACTTGGTATCCTTGGGGGCGCTTCCTGCGTCGTCGTCAGCGTGTAAATGAATTAATCTACGCCGAAATTCGGGAACGTCGCGCTCAAGCAGATACCTCTCGGACGGATATCCTCAGCTTGTTGATGGCAGCTCAGGACGAAAACGGTGTCGGTATGACTGATGAGGAACTGCGAGATGAGTTGATGACCTTACTCACCGCAGGACATGAAACTACTGCGACAGCTTTAGCTTGGGCACTTTACTGGATTCATAAATTCCCGGAGGTGAAGGAAAAATTACTAGCAGAATTGGATACTGTACCAGACAAGTCTGATTTAAATACCCTGCTGAAATTGCCCTATTTGAATGCGGTCTGTAACGAGACTTTACGGATATATCCGGTAGCTATGTTGACTTTCCCCCGCTCCGTGAAAAATACCCTCACCCTTTCAGGGCATGAATTACAACCCGGTACATTAGTTATGGGTGCAATTTATTTAACCCATCAAAGAGAAGACTTATACCCCAACCCGAAACAGTTTCGACCGGAACGTTTTCTAGAAAGACAGTATTCTCCCTATGAATTTGTACCTTTTGGTGGTGGTGCTAGACGTTGCGTAGGTACGGCTTTTGCTCAGTTGGAAATGAAGTTGGTTTTGGCAACGATTCTCTCTAGTCTCAATCTAGATTTAGCCACCAAGGGGGATATTTTACCCCGTCGTCGCGGTTTAGTTACAGGACCAGACCGTGTAATTGAGTTGGTGGTTCAGGGTCAGCGTCAGGTGAAAACATCTTTACTGGAAAAGGTTTCTAGCTGA
- a CDS encoding tetratricopeptide repeat protein: MNGISVLRSQQLDFIQRLASSSSVLHCQVEGKHSELTVISGERLKVLRNFCWEMAEKYKQVSPVRDVFIKYLQGKLAEEVVQERLSDLITSVDYEKRLGGDGKTDFTLKFDAKIGIQVKSRRGKFNQVQWSVSAEEVANNYVIICVFVQEEINESQREYHLYLAGFLPTQMIKLNRGKINFGIEQLLYAGGLRCYLEQFHSQSLGNFSPSHSLTQNSIPSLKLAAIQAYQNQDFSRAIATYTDILEIQQQDANIYYHRGLAYLAVAEYEKAILDFLHSLNLNPHAPQVYNQMGIARYHLSDYSGAIADFSQAIILSPDHISFWKNRGDTYYLIGDNQRAIEDYGQVLQLESKQSWIDYTTLPEITLFPALSEIEYCDIQQYLNRGISRVELGYFTGAISDFNKVILENQDNKEAYYLRGNCYLEITELEMAIADYNQAIELGYKTREIYQQRSQCFYELNHLENAMADLKVAQELSTLEGNITARQNIQEMIDDLQLEMSLDELNI, translated from the coding sequence ATGAATGGAATTTCCGTACTGCGATCGCAACAATTAGATTTTATCCAGAGGTTGGCATCTTCTAGCTCTGTACTCCATTGTCAAGTTGAGGGTAAACATAGCGAGTTGACGGTTATTTCTGGGGAAAGACTCAAAGTTTTACGGAATTTCTGTTGGGAAATGGCAGAAAAATATAAACAAGTCTCTCCCGTCAGGGATGTATTTATTAAGTATTTGCAGGGGAAATTAGCAGAGGAAGTTGTTCAAGAACGTTTATCAGATTTAATTACCTCTGTAGATTATGAAAAACGTCTCGGTGGTGATGGAAAAACAGATTTTACTCTGAAATTTGATGCTAAAATTGGGATTCAAGTAAAGTCTCGTCGTGGTAAATTTAATCAAGTTCAATGGTCGGTGAGTGCAGAGGAAGTTGCAAATAATTATGTGATTATTTGTGTCTTTGTTCAAGAAGAAATTAATGAATCTCAAAGGGAATATCATTTGTATTTAGCTGGTTTTTTACCAACTCAGATGATTAAGTTAAACAGAGGTAAAATAAACTTCGGTATAGAACAATTACTCTATGCTGGTGGTTTGAGATGCTATTTAGAACAGTTTCATTCCCAAAGTCTAGGAAATTTCTCCCCATCCCATTCCCTAACCCAAAATTCTATCCCATCCCTAAAATTAGCCGCTATTCAAGCTTATCAAAACCAAGACTTTTCAAGGGCGATCGCTACCTATACCGATATCCTCGAAATTCAGCAGCAAGACGCAAATATCTACTATCACCGAGGTTTGGCGTATTTAGCTGTGGCAGAATATGAAAAAGCAATCCTCGATTTTCTCCACAGTCTCAACCTCAATCCCCATGCTCCCCAAGTTTATAATCAGATGGGAATTGCCCGATATCACCTCAGTGATTATTCAGGGGCGATCGCCGATTTTAGTCAAGCAATAATTCTCTCTCCTGATCATATCTCTTTTTGGAAAAATCGCGGAGATACTTATTACCTAATTGGTGATAATCAAAGAGCTATCGAAGATTATGGACAGGTTCTACAACTAGAAAGTAAACAGAGCTGGATAGACTATACAACATTGCCCGAAATTACTTTATTCCCTGCCTTATCAGAAATAGAATATTGTGATATTCAGCAGTATTTAAATAGGGGAATATCTCGCGTTGAACTAGGATACTTTACTGGAGCTATATCTGATTTTAACAAAGTTATCCTAGAAAATCAAGACAACAAAGAAGCTTATTATTTACGCGGTAATTGCTATTTGGAAATCACAGAATTAGAGATGGCGATCGCTGACTATAATCAAGCCATTGAACTAGGATATAAAACTAGGGAAATCTATCAACAACGTTCCCAATGCTTCTATGAATTAAATCATCTGGAGAATGCCATGGCAGACTTAAAAGTTGCCCAAGAATTATCTACTCTGGAAGGGAATATTACTGCTAGACAAAATATTCAAGAAATGATAGATGATTTACAATTAGAAATGTCCCTGGATGAATTAAATATATAA
- a CDS encoding TIGR04283 family arsenosugar biosynthesis glycosyltransferase: MLAKISVIIPTLNESVNIASTLSAIPIRHDIEVIIVDGGSTDNTVEITRQFSIKLIDSLPGRSEQMNRGATVATGEILLFLHGDTRLPSNFENMVRDAIQKPGVVAGAFTLQIDDNAPSLRWVEKGVKWRSRLFQLPYGDQAIFLTKETFEKIGGFPRIPIMEDFELIQRLKKIGKITIISASVITSPRRWLKKGIWQTTLINQIVIIAYYLGISPDRIRDWYRQGKFR; encoded by the coding sequence ATGCTCGCAAAAATATCTGTAATTATTCCAACACTGAATGAGTCAGTTAATATTGCCTCTACCTTGAGTGCGATACCTATTAGGCATGATATAGAGGTAATTATTGTCGATGGTGGCTCCACGGATAACACAGTAGAAATAACTAGGCAATTTAGTATAAAATTAATTGATTCTCTGCCCGGACGTAGCGAGCAAATGAATCGGGGTGCAACCGTCGCAACAGGAGAAATTCTACTATTTTTGCACGGGGATACTCGTTTACCAAGTAATTTTGAGAACATGGTGAGAGATGCAATCCAGAAACCGGGAGTGGTTGCAGGTGCATTTACATTGCAGATTGACGATAATGCACCAAGTTTGCGGTGGGTAGAAAAGGGGGTGAAGTGGCGATCGCGGTTATTTCAGTTACCCTATGGAGATCAGGCAATATTTCTGACGAAGGAAACATTTGAGAAAATTGGTGGCTTCCCAAGAATTCCGATTATGGAAGACTTTGAGTTGATACAGAGATTAAAAAAAATCGGTAAAATCACGATTATATCTGCATCAGTCATCACATCACCCCGAAGATGGTTAAAAAAAGGAATTTGGCAAACAACCCTGATCAATCAGATTGTGATTATCGCCTATTATCTGGGTATTTCTCCCGATAGAATCCGTGACTGGTATCGTCAGGGAAAATTTAGATAG
- a CDS encoding TVP38/TMEM64 family protein, whose product MSRKSQLTTVKYICLFLLVIALIFIGRQINFSEILQSSAMWVKSLGIWGAIAYIILYNLATLLFVPGSILTIKGGCLFGLFWGSVYVIIAAIIGAVITFCLGRYVSRNWVCQQLEKYPKFQAIDRAVATAGLKIVLLTRLSPIFPFNLLNYAFGITQVSLKDYILGSLGIIPGTLMYVYIGSLASDVVMANMSATPMDRTAQTWQIIMQVIGLVATIAVTIYISRIAQKALQENMD is encoded by the coding sequence ATGTCTCGAAAAAGTCAATTGACAACAGTTAAATATATTTGTCTATTTTTGTTAGTCATCGCTCTAATTTTCATCGGTAGGCAAATCAATTTTTCCGAAATATTGCAATCCTCCGCTATGTGGGTAAAAAGTTTAGGCATCTGGGGGGCGATCGCCTATATTATTCTTTACAATTTGGCGACTCTCTTATTTGTCCCTGGCTCTATACTTACGATTAAAGGGGGATGTTTATTTGGTTTATTTTGGGGTTCCGTTTATGTGATAATTGCTGCCATTATTGGTGCTGTCATCACTTTTTGTCTAGGGCGTTATGTTTCTCGCAACTGGGTTTGTCAACAGCTGGAAAAATATCCCAAATTTCAAGCTATTGATAGAGCAGTAGCCACCGCAGGATTAAAAATTGTTTTACTGACGCGACTTTCTCCGATTTTCCCCTTTAACTTATTAAACTATGCCTTTGGCATCACTCAAGTGTCTTTAAAAGATTATATTCTTGGCTCCCTTGGTATTATTCCGGGAACTTTAATGTATGTCTACATTGGTTCTTTAGCCAGTGATGTGGTAATGGCAAATATGTCAGCAACACCCATGGATAGGACAGCGCAAACTTGGCAAATAATTATGCAAGTAATTGGCTTAGTTGCCACCATTGCAGTGACGATATATATATCTCGAATTGCTCAGAAAGCATTACAAGAAAATATGGATTAA